A part of Miscanthus floridulus cultivar M001 chromosome 6, ASM1932011v1, whole genome shotgun sequence genomic DNA contains:
- the LOC136458622 gene encoding protein trichome birefringence-like 19, translating into MKKLHWLVRFLFGPVPVYFSALAILIVLTNAQYFGLVGVGVAPRAAKLASSTPVVSVMKYCDIFRGEWVPDAEAPYYNHKTCHMIQEHQNCLKYGRPDLGFLKWRWRPSGCELPRFDPLQFLQFVRGKSLAFVGDSLARNHMQSLLCLLSQVAYPKDLSANPSDQNKVYHYRAYNFTISMFWSPFLVRAREPDHDGPAHTGHWSLYLDEADDKWVSQISRFDYVLVSAANWFSRPSLFYEKRRLIGCSFCSRQYGVPDLTLYYSQRRAWRVTLRAINELEHLRGRVIVRMLSPMSHFENGTWDHGGNCRRTQPLRANQTTMEGRDLHFYTAQMEEFRAAEKVASEKGRRLMLMDATAAMLMRPDGHPSRYGHWPNEKVQLYNDCIHWCLPGPIDIWNDMLFQMLLA; encoded by the exons ATGAAGAAGCTCCACTGGTTGGTGCGGTTCCTGTTCGGGCCGGTGCCGGTCTACTTCTCGGCGCTGGCCATCCTCATCGTGCTCACCAACGCGCAGTACTTCGGGCTGGTGGGCGTCGGCGTGGCGCCGCGCGCCGCGAAGCTGGCCTCCTCCACGCCCGTGGTCAGCGTCATGAAGTACTGCGACATCTTCCGCGGGGAGTGGGTGCCGGACGCGGAGGCGCCCTACTACAACCACAAGACGTGCCACATGATCCAGGAGCACCAGAACTGCCTCAAGTACGGGCGCCCCGACCTGGGGTTCCTCAAGTGGCGGTGGCGGCCCTCCGGGTGCGAGCTGCCGCGCTTCGACCCGCTGCAGTTCCTGCAGTTCGTCCGCGGAAAGTCGCTGGCCTTCGTCGGGGACTCGCTGGCGCGGAACCACATGCAGTCGCTGCTCTGCCTCCTCTCCCAG GTGGCGTATCCCAAGGACCTGTCGGCGAACCCGTCGGACCAGAACAAGGTGTACCACTACCGGGCGTACAACTTCACCATCAGCATGTTCTGGTCGCCGTTCCTGGTGCGCGCCCGGGAGCCCGACCACGACGGCCCCGCGCACACGGGCCACTGGAGCCTCTACCTGGACGAGGCCGACGACAAGTGGGTGTCGCAGATCTCCCGCTTCGACTACGTGCTGGTGTCGGCGGCCAACTGGTTCTCCCGCCCGTCCCTCTTCTACGAGAAGCGGCGCCTCATCGGGTGCAGCTTCTGCAGCAGGCAGTACGGCGTCCCGGACCTGACGCTCTACTACTCGCAGCGCCGCGCGTGGCGCGTGACGCTGCGCGCCATCAACGAGCTGGAGCACCTCCGTGGGCGCGTCATCGTGCGCATGCTCTCCCCGATGTCGCACTTCGAGAACGGCACGTGGGACCACGGCGGCAACTGCAGGCGCACGCAGCCGCTGCGGGCGAACCAGACCACCATGGAGGGCCGCGACCTGCACTTCTACACCGCGCAGATGGAGGAGTTCCGCGCGGCGGAGAAAGTAGCCAGCGAGAAGGGGAGGCGGCTGATGCTCATGGACGCCACGGCGGCGATGCTGATGCGGCCCGACGGCCACCCCAGCCGGTACGGGCACTGGCCCAACGAGAAGGTGCAGCTCTACAACGACTGCATCCACTGGTGCCTCCCGGGACCCATCGACATCTGGAACGACATGCTCTTCCAGATGCTCCTCGCCTAG